The DNA sequence GATGAGGCAGGCAGAAAGGGATTTGATAATGCGGTGTTTGAGTTTAGCGAAGAAGAAACTCCTGAGATTATTGAGGAGTTTTATCCAGTGGCTACGGATGATGGCAGTACTACAAATGAAGCCACTAATCAGCCAGTGGTGAATCATAAGCCCAGCTTGAAGGATAAACTGGAAAGCAAAGTCCTTCGTGCTGAATCGGCATAAAACCAGCGCAGGCTGCCCCATACAGGCAGGCTGCCGCTCTTTCACTCTATCCGATGGTATCGCATTTTATTTTTTTGGCGATACGGCCGCATCCATCAGCAACTCAAAGGGTTCGACCTGTAGTGCAGCTGCCAGCCGTTCGATGTTGTAGATGGTGACGTTCTTTTCCGCACGTTCAAGCATACCGATATAAGTGCGGTGTACACCCGCAATTTCGGCGAGTGCTTCTTGCGACAAGCTAAGCTCAAGACGTTTTTTACGGACATTTTCCGCAAAAATAGCAACCAAACGAGATTCATAAGATGGAATAGGCATTCCAGCAATGTGCGGGATTGCATACTTTGATTCTACATACTACGATTAGCATGACTTTAACAGACACTTCATGCTGTAGGTGACTTAGTTTTTGGCTATGAGGATATGCACAATTTTCTCAATTGTTGTTTTTTTGGCCACAACAATGACACAACCTGTCGTAGGCGTACTTTATTCTAGTGTTATAAAGGGTTATGCTAGGACTGAACTAGGATGAGCATGGTCGCGGAACAGTACAATAATAGGATGTATCATGGATAAAGAGCACGACACCCTCAGCCTTCGTCTTGCCGATATATTGCTGAAACTCAACAACGGTGAAAAACTAACCCCATCGCAACTGGCACAAGAATATAAAGTCAGCTTGCGCACCATTCAACGTGATTTAAGCGAGCGTTTGGGCGTATTGCCAATTCAGCAAGATAACGGCCTTTACTTTCTAGAACCGTTCTATCTGGGCAAGCTTTCATTAAAAGACATCAAGAACTTTGCCACACTGGCAGGTGTGTCTGGATTGTTTCCCAAGCTGGATAATGACTTTATCCGTTCCATACTCGACAACACTATCAGCCAAGCCTACGAAGTTAAAGGGCAAACTCACGAAGATGTTAGCCAACTTCAGGGACTGTTTGAGAAATTACAGGACGCGATTGTCCAGCATTATCAACTTACCTTCCTTTATAAGAACAGCGACCATCAAGTACAGCCCTACAAATTGATTCACCATCATGGCAGTTGGTATTTGGCTGCCGCCCATCAAGACAAGCTGAAAGCCTACAAGCTGGCACATGTTGAACAATTGACACTGGGTCACAATTTTAGCCCCGACCCCAAACTGGTTGAGCAAGTAGCCAAAGAGGATAGCATCTGGTTTGGCACACAGAAACGGGAAGTGATTTTAACTGTGGACAAAAAAGCAGCCTCCCATTTCAAGCGGCGGTCATTAGTGCCGACTCAACACATTATCAAGGAACTGGAAGACGGGAGTCTGATTGTCTCTAGCCATATTAACCATGACTTACAGATTTTGCCCATTGTCCGCTACTGGATTCCGCATGTGCGGGTGCTCAGTCCCGACAGTGTGCGTGAGGCCTGCATCTCATCCGTACGACAATACTTAGGAGTGTAGAGTGGCTCTATATTCTTGATTACTAAAGACAACAATTTTTGAGTTGTATTGAACTTGCGTAACCAATTTTACAGCGCAGCAATACCGTATCTGGGGGCGTTTCTGTAAGTAACGCCCAAAACAAAAGCAGTGACGAAGGAGTTTCAAGTATGAACCATTATGATCAGTTTCGAATGAATCGTGAGAAAATCGTCGGGATCATGACAGAAGTGGCAGGTGTTATTGAGTCTACAGGCACGCAAGAGCTGAGAGCCAAGCAATTGCACGATGAAGCCAAACATTTACTGGAAGATGATTTTAGACTCATGGTTGTTGGCGAGTTCAAGAGAGGAAAGTCAACCATGATTAATTCCTTGCTTGGAGCTCCTATTCTCCCAGCAAAAGCAGCACCATGCACAGCGGTAATTACAGAAGTAACTTACGCTGAACATCCAATTGCTATTTTACATTTTAAAGATGAAAAGAAAGCTCCACAAACAGTTGATGTCAAGGACATTAAAAAGTACGTCATTATCGAGGGACATGATGATGACGATGACAA is a window from the Gammaproteobacteria bacterium genome containing:
- a CDS encoding helix-turn-helix transcriptional regulator, encoding MPIPSYESRLVAIFAENVRKKRLELSLSQEALAEIAGVHRTYIGMLERAEKNVTIYNIERLAAALQVEPFELLMDAAVSPKK
- a CDS encoding WYL domain-containing protein, coding for MDKEHDTLSLRLADILLKLNNGEKLTPSQLAQEYKVSLRTIQRDLSERLGVLPIQQDNGLYFLEPFYLGKLSLKDIKNFATLAGVSGLFPKLDNDFIRSILDNTISQAYEVKGQTHEDVSQLQGLFEKLQDAIVQHYQLTFLYKNSDHQVQPYKLIHHHGSWYLAAAHQDKLKAYKLAHVEQLTLGHNFSPDPKLVEQVAKEDSIWFGTQKREVILTVDKKAASHFKRRSLVPTQHIIKELEDGSLIVSSHINHDLQILPIVRYWIPHVRVLSPDSVREACISSVRQYLGV
- a CDS encoding dynamin family protein, which produces MNHYDQFRMNREKIVGIMTEVAGVIESTGTQELRAKQLHDEAKHLLEDDFRLMVVGEFKRGKSTMINSLLGAPILPAKAAPCTAVITEVTYAEHPIAILHFKDEKKAPQTVDVKDIKKYVIIEGHDDDDDNKKVESPYKLMELKYPLGLCKNGVKIIDSPGLNEHDSRTEVSMGYLGKADAVVMVLSCKQLLSKS